The following coding sequences are from one Treponema parvum window:
- a CDS encoding LPP20 family lipoprotein, producing the protein MRYASAACAILLCLSAAAYAGGAKKKSADSGQKQPEWLNNPETLFPSDAYITGIGSAKSRGDAENDAAAAIGRVLNQNIEAEENTQMSFSSASEGVSSYLSRIKTSTSLNDLAGISVKRSYSAPDGTEYALAVLNRNESGQYYRSKIEENNAAVKELLLLAEKTEGTFESCAYAVNAYELAKTNDYYFSLLAIIKPVYKKTVSVDYGSTNAVAQRTAELLSKINVSISVDGDTDGRVAAAFASALSSFGIKALAKQADKKVSDTTNVLYELTASVSYENIQMPDSQYAFVRYNVTSTTTDTSSGKNIFPWTKNARVGKLTEQDALNAATRALEAAIINEYPQEFAAAVFSKAK; encoded by the coding sequence ATGAGATACGCAAGCGCCGCGTGCGCCATATTGCTTTGCTTATCGGCAGCCGCATATGCCGGAGGAGCAAAGAAAAAATCCGCCGATAGCGGTCAAAAACAACCGGAATGGCTGAATAATCCCGAGACGCTGTTTCCGTCGGACGCATATATTACGGGAATAGGCAGCGCGAAATCGAGGGGCGACGCGGAAAATGATGCGGCAGCCGCAATAGGCAGAGTGCTCAACCAGAATATCGAAGCCGAAGAAAATACGCAGATGTCGTTTTCAAGTGCAAGCGAAGGAGTGTCCTCATATCTTTCACGGATAAAAACGTCGACTTCATTAAATGATCTTGCGGGTATTTCCGTTAAAAGATCGTACTCCGCTCCCGACGGCACGGAATACGCGTTGGCGGTTTTAAACAGAAACGAAAGCGGACAATATTACCGCAGCAAAATAGAAGAAAACAATGCCGCCGTAAAAGAACTGCTTTTACTTGCCGAAAAAACGGAAGGCACTTTCGAAAGCTGCGCTTACGCCGTAAACGCATACGAGCTTGCGAAAACAAACGACTATTATTTTTCACTCCTCGCGATCATTAAGCCCGTGTATAAAAAGACCGTTTCCGTAGATTACGGCTCGACAAATGCCGTCGCCCAAAGGACGGCGGAACTCTTGTCCAAAATAAACGTTAGTATTTCCGTAGACGGAGATACCGACGGCAGAGTTGCTGCAGCCTTTGCATCGGCGCTTTCGTCGTTCGGAATAAAAGCCCTTGCGAAACAAGCGGATAAAAAGGTTTCAGATACGACGAATGTCCTTTATGAACTTACCGCAAGCGTCTCTTATGAAAACATACAGATGCCGGATTCCCAATATGCCTTTGTCCGTTATAACGTAACTTCTACGACGACGGACACGTCAAGCGGAAAAAATATATTTCCGTGGACAAAGAACGCTCGCGTAGGAAAACTGACAGAACAGGACGCCCTTAACGCGGCGACAAGAGCGCTTGAAGCGGCAATAATAAACGAATATCCTCAAGAATTTGCCGCCGCCGTTTTTTCAAAGGCAAAGTAA
- a CDS encoding penicillin-binding protein activator LpoB, with the protein MEKNKQKLPLKTAVFRGSPKKLFTKFFILLSVFYIFAGCSSTKVTRVSSDTQLDLSGYWNDTDVRIVAEAIISECLGSQRIKNFSSSHKGRLPVVILGSFRNQSDEHIDTSILTAKLETALVNSGLVDFVASSSQRKELDAELEYQQTHASEESAKNLANATGADFMMQGSVKTIVDSNAKTLTRTYYVSTELIDIESHRKIWINENDSIKKVIGKSSVRK; encoded by the coding sequence ATGGAAAAGAATAAACAAAAGTTACCTCTAAAAACTGCAGTTTTTAGAGGTTCCCCCAAAAAGCTTTTCACAAAGTTTTTCATATTGCTTTCGGTGTTTTATATTTTTGCAGGATGCTCGTCGACAAAGGTCACAAGGGTTTCATCCGACACTCAGCTAGATTTAAGCGGATATTGGAACGATACCGACGTAAGGATAGTCGCCGAGGCGATCATATCCGAATGTTTGGGATCGCAGCGAATAAAAAATTTTTCATCGTCGCATAAGGGGCGGCTTCCGGTCGTAATACTCGGTTCATTCAGAAACCAAAGCGACGAACACATTGACACGTCTATCCTTACCGCAAAACTTGAAACGGCTCTCGTAAACAGCGGTCTCGTCGACTTTGTCGCAAGTTCTTCTCAACGCAAAGAACTGGATGCGGAACTTGAATACCAGCAGACGCACGCAAGCGAAGAAAGCGCAAAAAATCTTGCAAACGCTACGGGCGCGGATTTTATGATGCAGGGTTCGGTAAAAACGATCGTCGATTCAAATGCAAAAACTCTTACGAGAACGTATTATGTTTCTACGGAACTTATAGACATTGAATCGCATCGTAAGATCTGGATAAACGAAAACGACAGCATCAAAAAAGTCATCGGAAAATCGTCCGTGCGAAAGTAG
- a CDS encoding LPP20 family lipoprotein: protein MKKQAIIVAFSAIAAILMSCGSTKEAAKAKEEPTAASQVKKVVGAEGVERPAWVMEGKQSLDGIYAVGSAKMSNMQNSLKAARVNGRAELANTVQVSLKGATTTYAEDTGIPEDALNYMEEAIVARTDALLQGSTQADYWVGPDNTVYVLMFLPYEAVLPTVNDIVKDYAANQKSEITVEKVSDAVKKYKLLGN from the coding sequence ATGAAAAAACAAGCTATTATCGTTGCATTCAGCGCAATAGCCGCAATTCTTATGAGCTGCGGTTCTACAAAAGAAGCCGCTAAAGCAAAAGAAGAGCCTACGGCAGCGTCGCAGGTAAAAAAAGTAGTCGGCGCCGAAGGCGTGGAGCGTCCGGCATGGGTTATGGAAGGCAAACAGTCCCTTGACGGAATTTATGCGGTAGGCTCCGCAAAAATGAGCAATATGCAAAATTCACTCAAAGCGGCGCGCGTAAACGGACGGGCGGAACTTGCAAACACCGTTCAAGTATCCCTTAAAGGCGCAACCACGACTTATGCTGAAGACACCGGAATACCCGAAGACGCTCTCAATTACATGGAAGAAGCCATCGTCGCAAGAACCGATGCATTGCTGCAGGGTTCCACGCAGGCAGATTATTGGGTAGGCCCCGATAATACCGTTTACGTTCTCATGTTTTTGCCGTACGAAGCCGTGTTGCCTACGGTAAACGACATTGTAAAAGATTATGCCGCAAATCAAAAATCGGAGATCACAGTAGAAAAAGTTTCGGACGCCGTAAAAAAATACAAGCTGCTCGGCAACTGA
- a CDS encoding phosphatase PAP2 family protein, with amino-acid sequence MTLGDIDICICVHNNFADSVFCLILKKIRFLFICALFSVSGIFAFAKEAVFSLSPVGDAAAVCSGLALETVNLFMNNPEWDGVRNSKGDVNSFDSSFMYKYNKALDVSGDVLFGTLAASQLALTFTAERQEWFPVLVMAAETVLITDGTKRILKKSVARMRPYTYFEDPPSDSDAAASWPSGHSMNGFALASFSSYVFSQYYPDSPWRWAVTGGAFGIAAATAVSRIFAGCHFISDTLGGAALGSAIGFLVPFLHTNRFLGARSKTGETVQLALIPSGIMLSVHF; translated from the coding sequence ATGACCTTAGGCGATATTGATATTTGTATTTGCGTTCATAATAATTTTGCAGACTCAGTTTTTTGCCTTATCCTTAAAAAGATCAGGTTTTTATTTATTTGCGCATTGTTTTCAGTTTCAGGAATTTTTGCTTTTGCGAAAGAAGCCGTTTTTTCGCTTTCGCCCGTAGGAGACGCCGCCGCCGTTTGCTCGGGTCTTGCACTCGAAACCGTAAACCTTTTTATGAATAATCCCGAGTGGGACGGCGTAAGAAATTCCAAGGGCGACGTAAATTCCTTTGACTCAAGCTTTATGTATAAATATAACAAAGCTCTCGACGTTTCCGGCGATGTTTTGTTCGGAACTCTTGCCGCCAGTCAATTGGCGCTCACATTTACGGCTGAAAGACAGGAATGGTTTCCCGTTTTGGTTATGGCCGCCGAGACAGTCCTTATAACCGACGGAACAAAGCGCATATTAAAAAAATCGGTCGCCAGAATGCGCCCGTACACGTATTTCGAAGACCCTCCGTCGGACAGCGACGCCGCCGCTTCATGGCCCAGCGGACATTCTATGAACGGTTTTGCGCTGGCTTCTTTTTCAAGTTATGTGTTCAGTCAGTATTATCCTGATTCTCCGTGGAGATGGGCTGTGACGGGCGGCGCTTTCGGTATTGCCGCAGCTACGGCGGTAAGCCGCATTTTTGCGGGCTGCCACTTTATTTCGGACACTTTAGGCGGGGCCGCTTTGGGAAGCGCGATAGGCTTTCTTGTTCCTTTTTTACACACCAATCGCTTCTTGGGGGCGAGGTCAAAGACAGGGGAAACCGTTCAATTAGCCCTTATCCCGTCGGGTATAATGCTTTCCGTGCATTTTTAG
- the lon gene encoding endopeptidase La produces the protein MLPNKLFLIPLQGRPIFPGIFTPLMINSAEDAKIIEESYNSNGFIGIVMLKNDNNNPSITDLYEVGTAARIIKKINLPDGGLNVFISTVKRFKIRKALKSSSPIIAAVDYLNDEEDDTFEVKALTRALISEMKEVSENNPLFSEEMRLNMVNIDHPGKIADFIASILNIDKTEQQKVLELLNVRRRMEQVLVYIKKEQELLRIQKKIQNELNERVEKNQREYFLREELRSIQEELGTDADGNGTDYQKFKDKIAKFNFEGEIKEAVEDELEKFHLMDPNSAEFIGTRNYLELVCALPWQSINHESYSLNEAKKILEKDHYGLEDVKKRIMEYLSVRKLKKDNKGSILLLVGPPGVGKTSIGHSIAHAMNKPFYRFSVGGMRDEAEIKGHRRTYIGAMPGKILQGMKISKTKAPVFMIDEIDKMGSSFQGDPASALLEVLDPEQNVSFRDNYLDLPFDISDVFFILTANTLDTVPAPLLDRAEIIQLPGYIDQEKIEIAKKYLIPKNLAKNGLSKNQVVYTKDALVTIAEEYAREAGVRNFEKCLDKIDRKIVTELLNAAEEKAEKARKEAQAQAKASGKSRSGKVKSPAENARIEASAANAADAANFAAAASDATATNSTAASTGAMAADSVEAAVEKDASGKTENAATGTAVREPVAKDALGHNSDAPVNEIPDALSFIDREKTYTIDSADLNKYLGKPSFDESEIKKAVVPGTAIGLAWTSMGGDTLLIESIAFPGKGSVELTGQMGDVMKESAEIALNWVKRSILEQKIKESDWFEKNVIHLHIPEGATPKDGPSAGITMATTFMSLLTGRVIKSNLAMTGELSLTGQVLPIGGLREKTVAARRNGIKTIIIPKGNVRDLDEIPVHVKSGIKFLPVTRVEEVMDLVFPPEKGRTKKN, from the coding sequence ATGCTTCCCAATAAGCTTTTTTTAATTCCGCTGCAGGGACGTCCGATTTTTCCCGGAATATTCACTCCCCTTATGATTAATTCTGCCGAAGACGCAAAAATTATAGAAGAGTCGTATAATTCCAACGGTTTTATCGGAATCGTTATGCTCAAAAACGACAACAACAATCCTTCGATCACGGATCTGTACGAAGTAGGAACCGCCGCAAGGATAATCAAAAAGATAAATTTGCCTGACGGCGGCTTGAATGTTTTTATTTCTACGGTAAAGCGTTTTAAGATCCGCAAAGCGCTAAAATCTTCGTCGCCCATTATTGCGGCCGTCGATTATCTCAATGACGAAGAAGACGACACTTTTGAAGTAAAGGCTTTGACGCGGGCCCTTATAAGTGAAATGAAAGAAGTGTCCGAAAATAATCCTCTTTTTTCGGAAGAAATGCGCCTTAATATGGTCAACATCGATCATCCCGGAAAAATCGCCGATTTTATAGCTTCTATTTTGAACATAGATAAAACCGAACAGCAAAAAGTTCTTGAACTTTTGAACGTGCGCCGCAGGATGGAGCAGGTTTTAGTGTATATCAAAAAAGAACAGGAGCTGCTCAGGATTCAGAAAAAAATTCAAAACGAATTGAATGAAAGGGTTGAAAAAAATCAGCGGGAATATTTTTTAAGAGAAGAGTTGCGTTCCATTCAGGAAGAATTGGGAACGGATGCGGACGGCAATGGAACCGATTACCAGAAATTTAAAGATAAAATCGCAAAATTTAACTTTGAAGGCGAAATAAAAGAAGCCGTGGAAGACGAACTTGAAAAATTCCATCTTATGGATCCGAATTCCGCGGAATTTATAGGAACACGTAACTATCTTGAATTGGTCTGCGCCCTTCCTTGGCAGAGCATAAATCACGAATCTTATAGTTTGAACGAAGCAAAGAAAATTCTTGAAAAGGATCATTACGGCCTTGAGGACGTAAAAAAACGCATTATGGAATATCTTTCAGTGCGCAAACTTAAAAAAGACAATAAGGGCTCGATACTTCTTTTAGTCGGACCGCCCGGAGTAGGAAAGACAAGCATCGGCCATTCCATTGCGCATGCTATGAATAAACCGTTTTACAGGTTTTCCGTGGGAGGAATGCGGGACGAAGCGGAGATAAAAGGGCACCGCAGAACTTATATAGGCGCAATGCCCGGAAAAATTCTTCAGGGAATGAAGATATCGAAAACAAAGGCTCCCGTATTTATGATTGACGAAATCGATAAGATGGGATCAAGCTTCCAGGGAGATCCTGCAAGCGCATTGCTTGAAGTTCTGGATCCTGAACAGAACGTTTCATTCCGCGACAATTATTTGGATCTGCCGTTCGATATTTCGGATGTGTTTTTTATTTTGACTGCAAATACGCTTGACACGGTTCCAGCTCCATTGCTTGATCGCGCCGAAATTATTCAACTGCCCGGTTATATAGACCAGGAAAAGATTGAAATTGCAAAAAAATATTTGATCCCGAAAAATCTCGCTAAAAACGGTTTGTCAAAAAATCAGGTCGTTTATACGAAGGACGCTCTTGTAACGATAGCCGAAGAATACGCACGCGAGGCGGGCGTTCGTAATTTTGAAAAATGTTTGGATAAAATTGACCGTAAAATAGTTACCGAACTTCTTAACGCTGCGGAAGAAAAGGCTGAAAAAGCGCGAAAAGAAGCTCAAGCACAAGCAAAGGCTTCCGGTAAGAGCAGGAGCGGAAAGGTAAAAAGCCCTGCCGAAAACGCTCGGATAGAAGCCTCCGCTGCAAATGCCGCAGACGCTGCAAATTTTGCCGCGGCCGCTTCCGACGCCACCGCTACAAACTCCACTGCCGCCTCCACCGGTGCCATGGCCGCAGATTCCGTCGAAGCCGCAGTTGAAAAAGATGCGTCGGGCAAAACCGAAAATGCCGCGACGGGTACTGCCGTACGCGAGCCCGTTGCGAAAGATGCTTTAGGGCACAACTCTGACGCTCCTGTGAATGAAATCCCCGACGCTCTTTCTTTTATCGACAGGGAAAAGACATATACGATTGACAGCGCCGACTTAAATAAGTATTTGGGAAAGCCCTCTTTTGACGAAAGTGAAATAAAAAAAGCCGTAGTGCCGGGTACTGCCATAGGTCTTGCATGGACAAGCATGGGCGGCGATACGCTTTTGATAGAGTCCATTGCGTTCCCCGGAAAGGGAAGCGTCGAGCTTACCGGGCAGATGGGCGACGTGATGAAAGAGTCTGCGGAAATAGCTCTTAACTGGGTAAAAAGAAGCATTCTCGAACAAAAGATAAAGGAATCGGACTGGTTTGAAAAAAACGTAATTCACTTGCATATTCCCGAAGGCGCGACGCCCAAAGACGGCCCGAGCGCGGGAATTACGATGGCTACTACATTCATGTCGCTTTTGACGGGCAGGGTGATAAAGTCAAATCTTGCCATGACGGGGGAATTGTCTCTTACAGGTCAAGTTTTGCCTATCGGAGGATTGCGTGAAAAAACCGTCGCCGCGCGTAGGAACGGAATAAAGACGATAATAATCCCCAAGGGAAACGTGCGCGATTTGGATGAAATTCCTGTGCACGTAAAATCCGGAATAAAATTTCTTCCGGTAACTAGAGTTGAAGAAGTTATGGATCTCGTTTTCCCGCCGGAAAAAGGCAGGACTAAAAAGAATTGA
- a CDS encoding ArsR/SmtB family transcription factor: MDIEKIYNAFREEIPVFTAFSDDERFKLFLRILQAGETGIHVNAVKALSHLSRPAVSHHLKILKTCGLIDFRKSGTKIYYYVSCKDKFSKLKKNLSILSQGIQDTDLEEIASSDEIKEILGSDK, translated from the coding sequence ATGGACATAGAGAAGATTTATAATGCGTTCCGCGAAGAGATTCCTGTTTTTACGGCTTTTTCCGATGACGAGCGTTTTAAACTTTTTTTGAGGATACTGCAGGCGGGTGAAACCGGTATACATGTAAATGCCGTTAAGGCTTTGTCACATCTGTCGCGTCCGGCCGTTTCTCATCATTTAAAAATTCTAAAAACCTGCGGTCTTATCGATTTTAGAAAATCCGGAACGAAAATATACTATTATGTTTCCTGTAAGGATAAGTTTTCAAAATTAAAAAAAAACCTTTCAATATTGTCACAGGGAATTCAAGATACGGATTTGGAAGAGATCGCTTCTTCCGATGAAATAAAAGAAATATTGGGTTCCGATAAATAA
- a CDS encoding efflux RND transporter permease subunit yields MRKLLKNSYLIIVLSVAVTVFFALRLRGIEIQNTIRMFMPQKGESYTRMLNTEEQFGSMLLIGISIEAENDTSVITPRNIQIIRNITEKCSLVDYVTDIDSLTNVDFIYGEDGALVTEKLVGKDDPVTDAQIAQIKQSIADWQDMYQNVILSNDGKITQIIIKVDPDTNSSQQIAMLSQIKTIVSEQVKGTDLTVRYYGEPVQSDEIRKLMMVDLTRLIPLVILVVILTLYFSFRSFIGTMLPLLTVLMSTVWACGLMAIFGVTFTLIASVIPIALIACGSAYGIHVISHYYEEISVVSGEITKEKHLNAIISGLKNVSLPIFLAGVTTIAGFISLITSPLIPLQSFAVFTALGVGFALLLSVTLIPAMLYITPLKQVSKRSTHLKKVAEKSVKYKNRLSHMSGDSTMFSFYKFFAGTRPRVTLLILLILIASGVGIHKMIIDTAMINYFPKEVQFRKDIDFVDKNLTGSNTLFFVVSGREKGDMTKPEILKAVDNMQNHLLKTMPEIGKIVSFTTFIKRMNQVMHVPFVQEFPVEDGAAKTSKAENLSYDDADFGFDFGDGNVTGADSAANANSSAGAASNFVDPNPEYAKRLDAQLTAREFFDIIQKACAEAGGDKASVADLVRKIEQALNYNGTDYYEIPYDEKRYPVERREQLADLVSQYLLLYSGSLDNFADDQLSPKVIRIQVQIREQSTIETKKIIEGAKSYAAKYFPEGYSIEATGNAEMQYNMAKMVINSQMTSIIFSIILVFIILSISFKSPIAGFIGAVPLVFTILLNFMVMGFANIHLDLLTSIIASVAIGIGIDYTIHFMETYRAERAKTDNLEEVTRNTFRISGQGIMTNALAVGLGFAVLVLSNFIILRYVGILVTIVMFSSSTLALTIIPGFLNLIDPKFMHSKS; encoded by the coding sequence ATGCGGAAACTTTTAAAAAACTCGTATCTGATAATAGTTTTATCCGTCGCCGTCACGGTTTTTTTTGCTTTGCGATTGCGGGGAATTGAAATTCAAAATACCATACGTATGTTTATGCCGCAAAAAGGCGAATCTTATACACGTATGCTCAATACCGAAGAACAGTTCGGAAGTATGCTGCTGATCGGAATTTCGATCGAAGCGGAAAACGATACTTCCGTAATTACTCCCCGAAACATTCAAATCATACGCAATATTACGGAAAAATGTTCGCTGGTCGACTATGTTACGGACATAGATTCATTGACTAATGTCGATTTTATATACGGCGAGGACGGAGCTCTTGTAACCGAAAAGCTTGTCGGAAAAGACGATCCTGTAACTGATGCGCAGATTGCGCAGATAAAGCAGAGCATAGCGGATTGGCAGGATATGTATCAAAATGTAATTTTGTCCAATGACGGAAAGATTACTCAGATCATCATAAAAGTAGATCCGGATACGAATTCTTCACAGCAAATTGCGATGCTGTCGCAGATAAAGACTATCGTAAGCGAGCAGGTAAAGGGAACCGATCTTACGGTGCGATACTACGGAGAACCTGTGCAAAGCGACGAAATACGCAAATTGATGATGGTAGACCTTACGCGTCTTATCCCGCTTGTCATACTTGTAGTAATATTAACCCTGTATTTTTCTTTCCGATCGTTTATCGGCACTATGCTGCCGCTCCTTACGGTCTTAATGAGTACCGTTTGGGCATGCGGACTTATGGCAATATTCGGCGTGACTTTTACGCTCATAGCAAGCGTCATTCCCATTGCGCTCATTGCGTGCGGTTCCGCCTACGGCATTCACGTCATAAGCCACTATTACGAAGAAATTTCTGTCGTAAGCGGCGAAATTACAAAAGAAAAACATTTAAACGCTATAATATCAGGATTGAAAAATGTTAGTCTGCCCATTTTTCTTGCAGGTGTAACGACAATAGCGGGTTTTATATCTTTGATTACGAGCCCTCTTATTCCTCTGCAATCCTTTGCCGTGTTCACAGCTCTCGGCGTGGGATTTGCCTTATTGCTTTCGGTAACGCTGATTCCGGCGATGCTTTACATTACTCCGCTAAAACAAGTAAGCAAGCGTTCTACACACTTGAAAAAGGTTGCGGAAAAGTCCGTAAAATATAAGAACCGCCTGAGTCATATGTCGGGCGACAGCACTATGTTCAGTTTTTATAAGTTTTTTGCAGGAACCAGGCCGCGCGTAACGCTGCTGATTTTGTTAATACTCATCGCTTCCGGAGTGGGAATCCACAAGATGATAATAGATACGGCGATGATAAACTATTTTCCTAAAGAAGTGCAATTCAGAAAAGACATAGATTTTGTCGACAAAAATCTTACAGGATCGAACACTCTGTTTTTTGTTGTTAGCGGTCGGGAAAAAGGCGACATGACTAAACCTGAAATCCTTAAAGCCGTAGATAATATGCAAAATCATCTTTTAAAGACCATGCCCGAAATCGGGAAGATCGTTTCTTTTACGACCTTTATAAAAAGAATGAATCAGGTAATGCACGTTCCGTTCGTTCAGGAATTTCCTGTAGAAGACGGCGCCGCAAAAACCTCGAAAGCGGAAAATTTGTCTTATGACGACGCTGATTTCGGCTTTGACTTCGGTGACGGCAATGTTACAGGTGCGGATTCTGCCGCCAATGCGAATTCTTCCGCCGGCGCAGCTTCAAATTTTGTCGATCCGAATCCGGAATACGCTAAACGATTGGACGCTCAACTGACCGCAAGGGAGTTTTTTGACATCATTCAAAAAGCGTGTGCCGAAGCGGGCGGAGACAAAGCAAGCGTAGCGGACTTGGTAAGAAAAATAGAGCAGGCTCTTAATTATAACGGAACGGACTATTATGAAATTCCGTATGATGAAAAGCGTTACCCCGTAGAGCGACGGGAACAGCTTGCGGATCTTGTTTCGCAGTATCTTTTATTGTACAGCGGCTCGCTTGACAATTTTGCGGACGATCAGCTCTCCCCGAAAGTCATCCGCATACAGGTTCAGATACGGGAACAGAGCACTATTGAAACAAAAAAGATAATCGAAGGCGCTAAATCTTATGCGGCGAAGTATTTCCCCGAGGGATATTCCATCGAGGCGACTGGCAACGCCGAAATGCAATACAATATGGCAAAAATGGTAATCAACAGCCAGATGACAAGCATTATATTTTCGATCATTTTAGTGTTTATAATACTGAGCATTTCATTTAAGTCGCCTATAGCGGGATTTATAGGCGCCGTACCGCTTGTTTTTACCATTTTGCTGAATTTTATGGTTATGGGCTTTGCGAATATTCACCTTGATCTTTTGACAAGCATTATCGCTTCTGTAGCGATCGGAATAGGCATAGATTACACTATCCATTTTATGGAAACTTATCGAGCCGAACGCGCAAAGACCGACAATCTTGAAGAAGTTACAAGAAATACGTTTCGCATTTCAGGGCAGGGAATAATGACGAACGCGCTCGCTGTAGGCTTGGGATTTGCCGTTCTTGTTCTTTCGAATTTTATAATCCTTCGCTATGTGGGAATATTGGTTACGATCGTTATGTTTTCAAGTTCGACTTTGGCGCTTACGATAATTCCGGGATTCCTTAATCTGATTGATCCTAAATTCATGCATTCGAAAAGCTAA
- a CDS encoding outer membrane lipoprotein-sorting protein, which translates to MKLKKIFTAMVTALALCSYVAAADATDIMRQVYDRKKPNFTKAALQMTLTDKNGTKETRNVGEYGRCRENLTDMVMIFFSPAAVKDTRFLQKENKNADDDKWIYLPALRSTRRVASSEGDKSFVGTDFTYDDMSTREVEEDTHELLKESETKNGFDCYVVKSVPLDKNNQYLYRISWVDKKTMIPVYIEMYDKKEKLQKINTIKSIEERTGNKTYNIPMEMQMDNVQTGHSTTLKILNIEVDKPLAEGYFSPNFLNTGRL; encoded by the coding sequence ATGAAATTAAAAAAAATATTTACGGCAATGGTAACGGCACTGGCGCTGTGTTCGTATGTGGCCGCTGCCGACGCTACGGACATCATGAGGCAGGTATATGATCGCAAAAAACCGAATTTTACAAAAGCCGCTCTTCAAATGACATTGACCGACAAGAACGGTACTAAGGAAACCAGAAACGTAGGGGAATACGGCCGTTGCCGGGAGAACTTAACGGACATGGTCATGATCTTTTTTTCTCCCGCAGCCGTAAAAGACACCCGCTTTTTGCAAAAAGAAAATAAAAATGCGGACGACGATAAGTGGATATATCTTCCCGCCCTGCGCTCTACGCGTCGCGTCGCTTCTTCCGAAGGAGACAAGTCGTTCGTAGGAACGGACTTTACCTATGACGATATGAGCACACGAGAAGTCGAAGAAGATACGCACGAACTTTTAAAAGAAAGCGAAACAAAAAACGGTTTTGACTGTTACGTGGTAAAATCCGTTCCGCTGGATAAAAACAACCAGTATTTATACAGAATTTCATGGGTCGATAAAAAAACTATGATTCCGGTCTATATTGAAATGTATGACAAAAAGGAAAAACTTCAAAAAATAAACACGATCAAATCTATCGAAGAGCGAACCGGAAACAAAACTTATAATATTCCCATGGAAATGCAAATGGATAACGTTCAAACGGGACATTCCACAACGCTTAAAATTTTGAACATAGAAGTCGACAAACCTCTTGCCGAAGGGTATTTTTCACCGAATTTCTTAAATACGGGGCGTCTGTAA
- a CDS encoding SDR family NAD(P)-dependent oxidoreductase: protein MNLWDLTGKKAIVTGAAQGLSKGMAEGLMEAGAEVCILDINPKVIDVAKEFNDKGFKCHGIIANIAKEGEREEAFRDAVEKLGGHLDIIVNSAGVQRRHKSEEFPLNDWNFVIDVNLTAVFVLCQLAAKQFIKQNSKGKIINIASMLSFFGGYTVPAYAASKGGIAQLTKAFCNEWAEKGINVNALAPGYMDTEMNVALTDPNNPRFLEITNRIPSKRWGTPEDMKGPVIFLASNASDYLNGAIIPVDGGYLVR from the coding sequence ATGAACTTATGGGATTTAACAGGGAAAAAGGCAATAGTAACAGGGGCTGCTCAAGGGCTAAGTAAAGGAATGGCGGAAGGGCTTATGGAAGCAGGAGCAGAAGTTTGTATATTAGATATTAATCCGAAGGTAATAGATGTAGCAAAAGAATTTAACGATAAAGGATTTAAATGTCATGGAATTATAGCAAATATAGCTAAAGAAGGAGAAAGAGAAGAAGCATTTAGGGATGCCGTAGAAAAATTAGGAGGACATTTAGATATTATTGTGAATAGTGCGGGAGTACAAAGGCGTCATAAAAGTGAGGAATTTCCTTTAAATGATTGGAATTTCGTTATTGATGTAAATTTAACAGCTGTATTTGTCCTATGTCAATTAGCTGCAAAGCAATTTATAAAGCAAAATTCTAAAGGAAAAATTATCAATATAGCTTCAATGTTGTCTTTTTTCGGTGGATATACAGTACCAGCATATGCAGCTTCCAAAGGGGGAATAGCACAGCTTACTAAGGCTTTCTGTAATGAATGGGCAGAAAAGGGAATCAATGTTAATGCTTTGGCACCCGGATATATGGATACAGAAATGAATGTAGCTTTGACAGATCCTAATAATCCAAGATTTTTAGAAATTACAAATCGTATTCCTTCTAAGAGATGGGGAACTCCTGAAGATATGAAAGGACCAGTAATATTTTTAGCATCTAATGCTTCAGATTATCTAAATGGAGCAATAATCCCTGTGGATGGAGGATATTTAGTTAGATAA